One genomic window of Phycisphaerales bacterium includes the following:
- a CDS encoding CvpA family protein, with the protein MLFTIFALAAVLVFTWVWVIRGFFSAFLHLLCVLAAGTVAFAVYEPVTMLILGQAPDRGIGTILRDTAHGISLGLSFAIALTIFRVVVDKAVPHNLKFNENIEYVGAGVCGLGTGIITVGFILMSLSMMRFGPDKPVQGLVFTQEGGGARGSVVRNSSPFRPYVDEWTAGLYSWMSRGSLATSQPLAKWHPGFHEMGSAMRTTFAGQSRNASRPDEFNVIQWYALGDIDRGGNISQLMRDRWQNVQQRVIGLDGEEITNGYVAGVVVEFDAQARELGGGAKIVLGNAQIRLVAEQGDTGYTRAFHPSAVISQADAEEPTLARFRFDADETFIASVGGGAKAIMAFDFALPRGYRPIAIYIRGARQKLEKTPDRTFTSTAARDDAVTTFEYGGVDLADFDSSMAVELETMRGRQEIEPEEYFMRLQNTLPGRLLIKKGTERGLEVFKGDNDRYFTIVGGVEQFTSNQLRGQFIDPALRVGGFAQSEDIRIVQIDVGRDSDLALNGPVFQNLTGNEAPMLVDEEGQIYPPVGYICIEDANTYIAFTPSQPISDLGSLPFTVSRSRAVQDTYFIYRVSAGANIQAMIAGNMVVATWAPSVEVPVGRR; encoded by the coding sequence ATGCTTTTCACGATCTTCGCACTGGCAGCCGTGCTCGTGTTTACCTGGGTGTGGGTGATCCGCGGGTTCTTCAGCGCGTTCCTGCACCTGTTGTGCGTGCTGGCCGCGGGCACGGTGGCCTTCGCGGTCTACGAGCCCGTCACCATGCTCATCCTGGGCCAGGCGCCCGACCGTGGCATCGGCACGATCCTTCGCGACACGGCCCATGGCATCTCGCTCGGGCTGTCGTTCGCGATCGCGCTGACGATCTTCCGCGTCGTGGTCGACAAGGCCGTACCGCACAACCTCAAGTTCAACGAGAACATCGAGTACGTCGGCGCGGGCGTGTGCGGCTTGGGGACGGGCATCATCACCGTCGGCTTCATCCTGATGTCGCTGAGCATGATGCGGTTCGGGCCCGACAAGCCCGTGCAGGGACTGGTGTTCACGCAGGAGGGCGGCGGCGCTCGTGGAAGCGTCGTGCGGAACTCCTCGCCCTTCAGGCCCTACGTCGACGAGTGGACCGCGGGGCTGTATTCGTGGATGTCCCGCGGCTCGCTGGCGACCAGCCAGCCGCTGGCCAAGTGGCACCCGGGCTTCCATGAGATGGGCTCGGCGATGCGGACGACCTTTGCCGGTCAGAGCCGCAACGCCTCGCGACCGGACGAATTCAACGTCATCCAGTGGTACGCGCTGGGCGACATCGATCGCGGCGGGAACATCTCGCAGCTCATGCGCGACCGTTGGCAGAACGTGCAGCAGCGCGTCATCGGGCTCGATGGCGAGGAGATCACCAACGGGTACGTGGCCGGCGTGGTCGTCGAATTCGACGCACAGGCCCGCGAATTGGGCGGTGGTGCCAAGATCGTGCTGGGGAACGCACAGATCCGGCTCGTGGCCGAGCAGGGCGACACGGGCTACACGCGTGCCTTCCACCCGTCGGCGGTCATCAGCCAGGCCGACGCCGAAGAGCCCACGCTGGCACGCTTCCGCTTCGATGCCGACGAGACGTTCATCGCGTCGGTGGGCGGCGGTGCGAAGGCCATCATGGCGTTCGACTTTGCCCTTCCCCGCGGCTATCGGCCGATCGCCATCTACATCCGTGGTGCGCGGCAGAAGCTGGAGAAGACGCCCGATCGAACGTTCACGTCGACGGCCGCGCGTGACGACGCCGTCACGACCTTCGAGTATGGCGGCGTCGACCTTGCGGACTTTGACTCCAGCATGGCCGTAGAACTGGAGACCATGAGGGGGCGTCAAGAAATCGAGCCCGAAGAGTACTTCATGCGGCTGCAGAACACGCTGCCGGGCCGCCTGCTCATCAAGAAGGGCACCGAGCGTGGGCTGGAAGTGTTCAAGGGCGACAACGACCGGTACTTCACGATCGTCGGTGGCGTCGAGCAGTTCACCTCGAACCAGCTGCGTGGCCAGTTCATCGATCCGGCCCTGCGCGTGGGCGGCTTCGCGCAGTCGGAAGACATCCGGATCGTCCAGATCGACGTTGGTCGCGATTCGGACCTGGCGCTCAACGGCCCGGTCTTCCAGAACCTGACCGGCAACGAAGCACCCATGCTCGTCGACGAGGAAGGCCAGATCTATCCGCCGGTAGGCTACATCTGCATCGAGGATGCCAACACCTACATCGCCTTCACGCCCAGCCAGCCGATCTCCGATCTCGGCAGCCTGCCGTTCACGGTCAGCCGCAGCCGCGCCGTGCAGGACACGTACTTCATCTATCGCGTTAGCGCGGGGGCGAACATCCAGGCGATGATCGCGGGGAACATGGTGGTAGCCACGTGGGCGCCGTCGGTCGAGGTTCCCGTGGGCCGGCGGTAG
- a CDS encoding PilT/PilU family type 4a pilus ATPase encodes MSSAHTAVHKDEPEGHTAPAVDIFGGQRDPHATRLGEFLKACIKFGASDLIIKTDQPPKLRMRGALKPLDTKPVTPEDWQEIINATLDEDQLKDLAHYGSVDFAYDYDESARFRMNLFKARGHISLAARLITSNILPFEGLHLPEVMGKIALQPQGIVLLSGVTGSGKSTTIASMIDYVNQRKNVHIVTIEDPIEYIFHDKKATINQREIGIDVLDFRIALKALVRENPDIVLIGEMRDKDTFEAALNAAETGHLVYGTIHASSTTQTFSRIYGLFETEEVEGIRRMLAYQMRAFVYQKLLPTLHENIPRIPAIEILINDTVVQKHILEEREGELREYLNSIEAQQQGMVDFNAWLVKLIEEEYIHQRIAMESSPNKDDLQMRLKKFGGASQKR; translated from the coding sequence ATGAGCAGCGCACACACGGCGGTCCACAAGGATGAACCCGAGGGGCATACGGCTCCGGCCGTCGACATCTTCGGCGGGCAGCGTGATCCCCACGCGACCCGGCTTGGCGAGTTCCTGAAGGCGTGTATCAAGTTCGGCGCGTCGGACCTGATCATTAAGACCGACCAGCCGCCGAAGCTCCGCATGCGGGGCGCCCTCAAGCCGCTGGACACCAAGCCGGTGACGCCCGAGGACTGGCAGGAGATCATCAACGCGACGCTCGACGAGGACCAGCTCAAGGACCTCGCCCACTACGGCAGCGTGGACTTCGCGTACGACTACGACGAGAGTGCCCGCTTCCGCATGAACCTGTTCAAGGCTCGCGGGCACATCTCGCTGGCGGCTCGCCTGATCACGAGCAACATTCTTCCCTTCGAAGGCCTGCACCTTCCTGAGGTCATGGGCAAGATCGCGTTGCAGCCGCAGGGCATCGTGCTGCTGAGCGGCGTGACGGGTTCGGGTAAGTCAACGACGATCGCGTCGATGATCGACTACGTGAACCAGCGCAAGAACGTGCACATCGTGACGATCGAAGACCCGATCGAGTACATCTTCCACGACAAGAAGGCCACCATCAACCAGCGCGAGATCGGCATCGACGTGCTGGACTTCCGGATCGCCCTGAAGGCCCTGGTGCGCGAGAACCCGGACATCGTGCTGATCGGTGAGATGCGCGATAAGGACACGTTCGAGGCCGCGCTCAACGCCGCCGAGACGGGCCACCTGGTGTACGGAACCATTCACGCGTCGAGCACGACGCAGACGTTCAGCCGTATCTACGGCTTGTTCGAGACCGAAGAGGTCGAGGGCATCCGCCGCATGCTGGCCTACCAGATGCGTGCGTTCGTGTACCAGAAGCTGCTGCCGACGCTGCACGAGAACATCCCGCGTATCCCGGCGATCGAGATCTTGATCAACGACACGGTGGTGCAGAAGCACATCCTCGAGGAACGCGAGGGCGAGCTTCGCGAGTATCTCAACTCGATCGAGGCGCAGCAGCAGGGCATGGTCGACTTCAATGCCTGGCTGGTGAAGCTGATCGAGGAGGAGTACATCCACCAGCGGATCGCGATGGAGAGCAGTCCGAACAAGGACGACCTGCAGATGCGCCTGAAGAAGTTCGGCGGCGCCTCGCAGAAGCGTTGA
- a CDS encoding sigma-70 family RNA polymerase sigma factor: MRQNRGKGPSPLEQARRRQHAGIAGQGVVARGARRRLSPDDERLLDQIMAQEMDYIDSPAFYEDGAEGKIYEEAPDIQKPDTAWYHPVMDDLSATRTRTVKSSQQVILTAAEEKVLFHQFNYARHRVWMLQQEVWENPNRKPNPEQAEKILWWYRRADLIREQIAETNLALVLAMAKRTRMSEVDFADLVSEGNMALLRAVDKFDAGRGYKFSTYACRAILKAFSRQGMKLSKYRQRFPTDFDPKLEKSNFLETKRADFERDAAEEVKRIVMDNRADLTDVERTVIEHRFGLESGEEKPMTLEQVGQIIGVTKERVRQIQNKAMEKLRVELEANFLGVNQEEEEQGAEAGEVAPTA; this comes from the coding sequence ATGAGGCAGAATCGTGGCAAGGGGCCGAGCCCGCTGGAGCAGGCTCGCCGCAGGCAGCACGCCGGCATTGCCGGACAGGGCGTCGTCGCGCGCGGCGCCCGCCGCCGCCTGAGCCCCGACGACGAGCGGCTGCTCGACCAGATCATGGCCCAAGAGATGGACTACATCGACAGCCCCGCCTTCTACGAGGACGGGGCCGAGGGCAAGATCTACGAAGAGGCGCCCGACATCCAGAAGCCCGATACCGCGTGGTATCACCCAGTGATGGACGACCTTTCGGCCACGCGGACGCGGACGGTCAAGAGCAGCCAGCAGGTCATCCTGACGGCGGCCGAGGAAAAGGTCCTGTTCCACCAGTTCAACTACGCGCGGCATCGCGTGTGGATGCTGCAGCAGGAGGTCTGGGAGAATCCCAACCGGAAGCCCAACCCCGAGCAGGCCGAGAAGATCCTGTGGTGGTATCGCCGGGCCGACCTGATCCGCGAGCAGATCGCCGAGACGAACCTCGCGCTCGTGCTGGCGATGGCCAAGCGGACGCGGATGAGCGAGGTCGACTTTGCCGACCTGGTGAGCGAGGGCAACATGGCCCTGCTCCGCGCGGTTGACAAGTTCGACGCCGGTCGCGGCTACAAGTTCAGCACGTACGCCTGTCGGGCCATCCTGAAGGCGTTCAGCCGCCAGGGCATGAAGCTGAGCAAGTACCGCCAGCGGTTCCCGACCGACTTCGACCCCAAGCTCGAGAAGTCCAACTTCCTCGAGACCAAGCGGGCCGACTTCGAGCGTGATGCGGCCGAGGAGGTCAAGCGGATCGTCATGGACAACCGCGCCGACCTCACCGACGTGGAGCGCACGGTCATCGAGCACCGTTTCGGGCTCGAGAGCGGCGAAGAGAAGCCCATGACCCTCGAACAGGTCGGGCAGATCATCGGCGTGACGAAGGAACGCGTGCGTCAGATCCAGAACAAGGCCATGGAGAAGCTCCGGGTCGAGCTGGAGGCCAACTTTCTGGGCGTCAATCAGGAAGAAGAGGAGCAGGGCGCCGAAGCCGGCGAAGTTGCTCCGACGGCCTGA
- a CDS encoding phosphoenolpyruvate carboxylase has product MPDASPPSELARDQSTVLDALARACERVGMGEHFRAGQAVANRCGSFAGEEDLDQAAKTLAGMDLDALAGLIRVGTARFHLLNKAEQLNIVRVNRQREIQSAGGPARPESIEQGMERLVADGMDAAGIAELLTRLDIGPTLTAHPTEARRRTVLDKQADVAASVARLGRDDLTARERAEVHGRLERAISLLLTTDDVRVQRLDVPAEVRNGLYFVRTTIWKAVPRLVRDVAWAAKRTLGEDQSAVVANDLPAMLRYRSWIGGDRDGNPNVTADVTHRTLALMGETARSLWKHELGRLHDALSVSSQRADLGSDLPTDNEGQYRHEPLRVKITEMIGTLDDAGYASRDLLADLLTLRKALHHTGMPGLKRVAEEGLLADAITRARAFGLHLATLDVRQHSGVHARTLAELLKIAGVEDDYQGLDEDAKLALLRRELSHHRPLVREADALSDETAELMATLRVVRDAVEREPDSVRCWVISMTSHVSDLLALLLLMREVGLSIQIVPLFETVDDLANAPKLMDEALADPIFRAHVEATSDGPPEQEIMLGYSDSNKDGGFLMANAALHAAQRRIAEVFERHGVRLRYFHGRGGTIGRGGGRAGRAILAAPPAARSGRLRFTEQGEVITFRYALPAMARRHLEQIVHAAMLAEASRVPSAGAGAFESTLLDLAGHARSTYRSLIDDEAFWPWFTGSSPVEHIAGLPIASRPVSRATGSRLLFENLRAIPWVFSWVQMRALAPGWYGLGSAIEHASEAQVGELREAIDQRAFLGTVLDNAAQELARARMPIFRRYAMRGPGGRQMYDLVAAEHDRTRDAIARLTGRKYLMDHAPVVGRSIHERNPWTDVLNLAQIELLTRYRDADERERERLGTVLQASVNAIAAAMQSTG; this is encoded by the coding sequence ATGCCCGACGCCAGCCCCCCGTCCGAACTCGCCCGCGATCAATCGACCGTGCTCGACGCCCTCGCTCGTGCCTGCGAGCGCGTGGGCATGGGCGAGCACTTCCGGGCCGGGCAGGCCGTGGCCAACCGTTGCGGCTCGTTCGCCGGCGAAGAAGACCTCGACCAGGCCGCCAAGACGCTGGCGGGCATGGACCTGGACGCCTTGGCCGGGCTCATCCGCGTGGGGACGGCCCGATTCCACCTGCTCAACAAGGCCGAGCAGCTCAACATCGTCCGCGTCAATCGCCAGCGGGAGATCCAGTCGGCCGGCGGCCCCGCGCGGCCCGAGTCGATCGAGCAAGGCATGGAGCGGCTCGTCGCCGATGGCATGGACGCGGCGGGCATCGCCGAACTGCTGACACGCCTCGACATCGGCCCGACGCTGACGGCCCACCCTACCGAGGCCCGCCGCCGGACCGTGCTCGACAAGCAAGCCGACGTCGCAGCCAGCGTGGCCCGGCTGGGCCGCGACGACCTGACCGCCCGCGAGCGGGCGGAGGTGCACGGGCGGCTGGAGCGCGCCATCTCGCTCCTGCTCACCACCGACGACGTACGCGTGCAGCGGCTGGACGTGCCCGCCGAAGTGCGCAACGGGCTGTACTTCGTCCGCACGACCATCTGGAAGGCCGTACCCCGGCTCGTGCGCGACGTGGCGTGGGCAGCCAAGCGCACGCTGGGCGAGGACCAGAGCGCTGTCGTCGCCAACGACCTGCCCGCGATGCTCCGCTATCGCTCCTGGATCGGCGGCGACCGCGACGGCAATCCGAACGTCACCGCCGACGTCACGCACCGCACGCTTGCACTCATGGGCGAGACGGCGCGGAGCCTGTGGAAGCACGAGCTCGGCCGCCTGCACGATGCCCTCTCGGTCTCGAGCCAGCGCGCCGACCTGGGCAGCGACCTGCCGACCGACAACGAGGGCCAGTACCGCCACGAGCCGCTGCGCGTCAAGATCACCGAGATGATCGGAACACTCGACGACGCCGGCTACGCATCGCGCGACCTGCTGGCCGACCTCCTCACGCTCCGCAAGGCCCTGCACCACACCGGCATGCCGGGCCTCAAGCGCGTGGCCGAGGAGGGCCTGCTAGCCGACGCCATCACACGAGCCCGCGCCTTCGGCCTGCATCTCGCGACGCTCGACGTCCGCCAGCACTCGGGCGTGCATGCCCGCACGCTGGCCGAACTACTCAAGATCGCCGGCGTCGAAGACGACTACCAAGGACTCGACGAAGACGCGAAGCTGGCGTTGCTCCGCCGCGAGCTCTCGCACCACCGCCCGCTCGTGCGCGAGGCCGATGCGCTCAGCGACGAGACGGCCGAACTCATGGCAACCCTGCGCGTCGTTCGCGACGCCGTGGAGCGTGAACCCGACTCGGTCCGCTGCTGGGTGATCTCGATGACGAGCCACGTGAGCGACCTGCTAGCGCTGCTGTTGCTGATGCGCGAGGTCGGGCTGTCGATCCAGATCGTGCCGCTGTTCGAGACCGTCGACGACCTTGCCAACGCGCCGAAGCTGATGGACGAGGCGCTGGCCGACCCGATCTTCCGAGCCCACGTCGAGGCAACCAGCGACGGCCCGCCCGAGCAGGAGATCATGCTGGGCTACAGCGACTCGAACAAGGATGGCGGCTTCCTGATGGCCAACGCCGCCCTGCACGCCGCCCAGCGGAGGATCGCCGAGGTCTTCGAGCGGCACGGCGTACGCCTGCGGTATTTCCACGGTCGGGGCGGCACGATCGGCCGCGGCGGCGGACGCGCCGGCCGGGCCATCCTGGCCGCCCCGCCGGCGGCCCGCAGCGGGCGTCTGCGGTTCACCGAACAGGGCGAGGTCATCACGTTCCGATACGCCCTGCCCGCCATGGCGCGCCGGCACCTCGAGCAGATCGTGCACGCCGCGATGCTGGCCGAGGCCTCGCGCGTGCCCTCTGCTGGCGCTGGCGCCTTCGAGAGCACGCTGCTGGACCTGGCTGGCCACGCGCGCAGCACGTACCGCTCGCTCATCGACGACGAGGCGTTCTGGCCCTGGTTTACCGGCTCCAGCCCGGTCGAGCACATCGCCGGCTTACCCATCGCGTCCAGGCCCGTCTCGCGCGCGACCGGCAGCCGGCTGCTGTTCGAGAACCTCCGCGCCATTCCCTGGGTGTTTTCGTGGGTCCAGATGCGCGCCCTCGCGCCCGGGTGGTACGGGCTGGGGTCCGCCATCGAGCACGCGAGCGAGGCGCAGGTCGGAGAGCTCCGCGAGGCAATCGACCAGCGAGCCTTCCTCGGCACCGTGCTCGACAACGCCGCCCAAGAGCTCGCCCGGGCACGCATGCCGATCTTCCGCCGCTACGCGATGCGCGGGCCGGGCGGCCGGCAGATGTACGACCTCGTCGCCGCCGAGCACGATCGCACCAGAGACGCCATCGCGAGGCTCACCGGCCGCAAGTACCTTATGGATCACGCCCCCGTCGTCGGCCGCTCGATCCACGAGCGCAACCCCTGGACCGACGTCTTGAACCTGGCACAGATCGAACTGCTCACGCGGTACCGCGACGCAGACGAGCGGGAACGCGAGCGCCTCGGGACGGTACTCCAAGCGAGCGTCAACGCCATCGCCGCGGCCATGCAATCGACCGGCTGA
- the rpsT gene encoding 30S ribosomal protein S20 translates to MAHTVSARKRIRQNERHRARNRWRLKAMREAIKDFNEKLAHGSVDEAKASFLTVQKVLDRTASKGVIHPNQAARRKSRLNARLKAKATGG, encoded by the coding sequence ATGGCCCACACGGTTTCTGCACGCAAGCGCATCCGCCAGAACGAACGCCACCGCGCCCGCAATCGCTGGCGCCTCAAGGCCATGCGCGAGGCGATCAAGGACTTCAACGAGAAGCTGGCCCACGGCTCGGTCGACGAGGCCAAGGCCTCGTTCCTCACCGTGCAGAAGGTGCTCGACCGCACCGCCTCCAAGGGCGTCATCCACCCCAACCAGGCCGCCCGTCGCAAGAGCCGCCTGAACGCGAGGCTCAAGGCCAAGGCCACCGGCGGCTGA
- a CDS encoding ATPase, T2SS/T4P/T4SS family: MDPTQFLLVPAPSALLADASAFVLASWWKALIFVAMFAGWGWFVSTVADKHAARFYLPREKWNLVYMVTALLAIAVIVVNPLEGIVAFLAAVPAVALLLAVPPFMYVQSANKDERVPEEHKLSMNIASWMEARKEAREARKATGVQLAIVKPDGVSMDPPEEGTSEMVVRAAAEKLYIDGIAARAHKIELLPAGEKGYAVAHTVDGLRTIVGDPLSPQDAMRVIAFWQSASGLEPGERRRQVGEPDISKGGERHHLRIITSGGQQGLKLTMVVDPSKSVRRSGDNLGLLPQQRELLNKLVSDGSGVVLLAAPKGMGRTTMLYSVLKMHDAYTSNIQTIELEQQDTLEGIRQNDWSPTGGGPDHATLLRSILRRDPSVVGVAELVDEATAIEAAKGDLEHTRVYLSMPADNALQAVEIFRRALHDNSLAASALRGVVAGKLVRALAKSSREAYVPSPDMLKKLGLSPEKVKTLYRHRTHVEVNKKLVPCPESGGTGFVGQIGVFEVFGIDADAKAAIEQGDMNALATAFRKQGVPSIQQAAIIRAVEGETSVDEVIRVTVGSSKSKSASTPKPAAAGA, translated from the coding sequence GTGGATCCGACCCAGTTCTTGCTCGTCCCCGCGCCGTCGGCCCTGCTTGCCGATGCCAGCGCGTTCGTGCTCGCCTCGTGGTGGAAGGCGTTGATCTTCGTGGCGATGTTCGCGGGCTGGGGATGGTTCGTCTCGACCGTGGCCGACAAGCACGCCGCACGGTTCTACCTGCCGCGCGAGAAGTGGAACTTGGTTTACATGGTGACGGCGCTGCTGGCGATCGCCGTGATCGTGGTGAACCCGCTGGAGGGCATCGTGGCGTTCCTGGCCGCGGTGCCGGCCGTCGCCTTGCTGCTGGCGGTGCCTCCGTTCATGTACGTGCAGTCGGCCAACAAGGACGAGCGCGTGCCAGAGGAGCACAAGCTGTCGATGAACATCGCCAGCTGGATGGAAGCCCGCAAGGAGGCCCGCGAGGCCCGCAAGGCAACCGGCGTCCAACTTGCCATCGTCAAGCCCGACGGCGTGTCGATGGATCCGCCCGAGGAAGGCACCAGCGAGATGGTCGTCCGTGCGGCGGCCGAGAAGCTGTACATCGATGGCATCGCGGCGCGAGCCCACAAGATCGAGCTGCTCCCCGCGGGCGAGAAGGGCTACGCAGTGGCCCACACCGTCGACGGACTGCGCACGATCGTGGGCGACCCGCTGAGCCCGCAGGACGCCATGCGGGTGATCGCATTCTGGCAGAGCGCCTCGGGCCTGGAGCCCGGCGAGCGTCGTCGCCAGGTGGGCGAGCCCGACATCTCCAAGGGCGGCGAGCGTCACCATCTTCGGATCATCACGAGCGGCGGCCAGCAGGGCCTGAAGCTGACGATGGTCGTGGACCCGTCGAAGTCGGTCCGCCGGAGCGGCGACAACCTCGGCCTGCTGCCCCAGCAGCGTGAACTGCTGAACAAGCTCGTGAGCGACGGCAGCGGGGTGGTGTTGCTCGCCGCGCCCAAGGGCATGGGCCGCACGACGATGCTGTACTCCGTGCTGAAGATGCACGACGCGTACACGTCCAACATCCAGACGATCGAACTGGAGCAGCAGGACACGCTGGAGGGCATCCGTCAGAACGACTGGAGCCCGACCGGTGGCGGCCCGGATCACGCGACCTTGCTGCGGTCGATCCTGCGACGTGACCCGAGCGTGGTGGGCGTTGCCGAACTCGTGGACGAGGCGACCGCCATCGAGGCAGCCAAGGGCGATCTTGAGCACACCCGCGTCTACCTGTCGATGCCCGCGGACAACGCCCTGCAGGCCGTCGAGATCTTCCGTCGCGCCCTGCACGACAACTCGCTTGCAGCAAGTGCGCTGCGGGGCGTGGTGGCGGGCAAGCTCGTGCGGGCGCTGGCGAAGTCGAGCCGCGAGGCGTACGTGCCCAGCCCGGACATGCTAAAGAAGCTGGGGCTCTCCCCTGAGAAGGTCAAGACGCTCTACCGCCACCGCACGCACGTGGAGGTCAACAAGAAGCTGGTGCCGTGCCCCGAGAGCGGCGGCACCGGTTTTGTCGGCCAGATCGGCGTGTTCGAGGTCTTCGGCATCGATGCCGATGCGAAGGCCGCCATCGAGCAGGGCGATATGAACGCCCTGGCGACGGCGTTCCGCAAGCAAGGCGTGCCGAGCATCCAGCAGGCCGCGATCATCCGAGCAGTCGAGGGGGAGACCAGCGTGGACGAGGTGATCCGCGTCACGGTCGGTTCGTCCAAGAGCAAGTCGGCCTCGACGCCCAAGCCTGCCGCCGCCGGCGCCTGA
- a CDS encoding superoxide dismutase — MPYSLPSLPYATDALAPHIDAKTMEIHHGKHHQGYVDKVNKALEGSPLANKPIEDVLRSINEVSQDQRQAVINNGGGHANHSLFWEIMSPDGGGSPEGDLVKAIDADLGGFEKFKEDFANAAATRFGSGWAWLVVDGGGKLQVTSTPNQDSPLMDGHTPILGIDVWEHAYYLNYQNRRPDYVKSWWNVVNWTKVAELYGKARG; from the coding sequence ATGCCTTACTCGCTTCCCAGCCTGCCCTACGCCACAGACGCGCTCGCGCCCCACATCGACGCGAAGACCATGGAGATCCACCACGGCAAGCACCACCAGGGGTACGTTGACAAGGTCAACAAGGCCCTCGAGGGCTCGCCGCTGGCCAACAAGCCGATCGAGGACGTCCTTCGGAGCATCAACGAGGTATCCCAGGACCAGCGGCAGGCGGTCATCAACAACGGCGGTGGCCACGCCAACCACAGCTTGTTCTGGGAGATCATGAGCCCCGACGGGGGCGGCTCGCCCGAGGGCGACCTGGTCAAGGCGATCGATGCCGATCTGGGTGGGTTCGAGAAGTTCAAGGAGGACTTCGCCAACGCCGCTGCGACCCGATTCGGATCGGGCTGGGCCTGGCTGGTCGTCGACGGCGGCGGCAAGCTCCAGGTCACGAGCACGCCGAATCAGGACAGCCCGTTGATGGACGGCCACACGCCGATCCTGGGCATCGACGTGTGGGAGCACGCCTACTACCTGAACTACCAGAACCGTCGTCCGGACTACGTGAAGTCGTGGTGGAACGTGGTCAACTGGACGAAGGTCGCCGAGCTCTACGGCAAGGCGCGCGGCTGA
- a CDS encoding CPBP family glutamic-type intramembrane protease: protein MPRTSAPKGDETKHSDASPEGPALAEYARASRTPLHVLAFLIPLILIYEVGLALHHEELAASGGVRAWAMIAGAMETLGVSPSTVVGYSLPAAVIVVVLLLWHVFEKRRWRLKPLVVPLMFAEAVAWMVPLLLFAGVLTRMTQAPGAGVPATPEPSAIPLVPASLDALGHLSWQARMVIAIGAGLYEELLFRMALLALLHAVLADLCRLKPGVTVAIALPVSAIAFMLYHDVWTSTGLAIAPALLYLVGGLYLGAIYLLRGFGVAVGAHACYNVTVLVLLGPA from the coding sequence ATGCCACGTACGTCCGCGCCGAAGGGCGACGAAACCAAGCACAGCGATGCGTCGCCCGAGGGCCCGGCCCTTGCCGAATACGCCCGCGCGTCTCGCACGCCGCTGCACGTGCTTGCATTCTTGATTCCGCTCATCCTGATCTACGAGGTGGGCCTGGCGCTGCACCACGAGGAACTGGCCGCCTCGGGCGGCGTGCGCGCGTGGGCCATGATCGCCGGGGCGATGGAGACCCTGGGCGTTTCACCGTCGACGGTTGTGGGCTACTCGCTGCCGGCGGCGGTCATCGTGGTCGTGCTGCTGCTGTGGCACGTGTTCGAGAAGCGGCGGTGGAGGCTGAAGCCACTCGTCGTGCCGCTGATGTTCGCCGAGGCGGTGGCGTGGATGGTGCCGCTGCTGCTCTTCGCCGGCGTTCTGACGCGGATGACCCAGGCACCCGGTGCTGGCGTGCCGGCAACGCCCGAGCCGTCCGCGATCCCATTGGTTCCCGCGAGCCTCGACGCCCTGGGCCACCTGAGCTGGCAGGCACGCATGGTCATCGCCATCGGGGCGGGGCTGTACGAAGAGTTGCTCTTCCGCATGGCCCTGCTCGCGCTCCTGCACGCGGTCCTGGCCGACCTGTGCCGCCTGAAGCCCGGCGTGACGGTCGCCATCGCGCTGCCGGTGAGCGCGATCGCCTTCATGCTCTACCACGACGTGTGGACGAGCACTGGTCTGGCAATCGCCCCCGCGCTGCTGTATCTGGTCGGCGGGCTGTACCTCGGGGCCATCTACCTGCTGCGGGGCTTCGGCGTCGCGGTGGGGGCGCACGCGTGTTACAACGTGACGGTGCTGGTGCTACT